The Filimonas lacunae genomic sequence GATGCAATTGCTGCTTTATTTGCAGTAAAGCAGCAGTATCAGGCACTTTTGCATGCACTCCACTTTCCAGCTCTGCATCTATCAGCTGCACCAGTTCACCCAGGTGTTCCGGATTGTCCAGCATCGCTTTCAGCTGTTGCCGTTCGTTCTCCTGTAACGTTCCTTCCAGGTATTTATTTAATAATTGCCGGAATGTATTTCCACTCATATGGTAAACAATAACAGCCTTGTAATAATTCGTCTGCTATTAAAGACGCAACGAATGTTTCAAGAGGGACAAGCTTTGAAAAATATTTTTTTAATAGCACAATAGAGAGATGCATAATAATGGTACGTCGTAATGCGAACGCAAAAAGGTGCGTACAAAATGCAAAGCCCGGGAGATGTTTTTTTTAGCCGCTTCCCGTGTAACCTGCATGCGCGCAGCCACTTCGTCATGGCTCAACCCCTGCTCCCTGCTAAGCAGGTAAGCTTTTTGTTGCTGTTGCGGTAACATTTGCACAGCTGCCGTTACCATACGCGACAAATCGCGATGCCGGCAGGTATAATCCGGAACATACCCCACATCTTCCAGCTCCAGGGTATCGGTAGCCATACTCACCTGTAATTTTTTGCGCAGCGCACTGATAATATGATTTCGGGCAACAATAAACAGATAGGAACGGAAATGGGTAACCGCTGTTAAATCGGCTCTTTTCTCCCATATTTTCATAAACACTTCCTGCACAATATCCTGTGCTTCCTGGGTGTTTTTAACGTACACCAGCGCCTGTGAATAAATATTATTTCCATATTTATCCAGCAGCATGGCAAAAGCAGGTTCGCTACCCTGCGCCAGTTGCTCCAGCAATATTTTTTCATCCGGAAAGGTCATATGGCATGACTTCATTTTCAAAGCGTTGTGCAGTGAGACAACTCTTTGTGCAATCGGTTACACTTTGCATAAATAATACATTTTATATTAATCCCCAAATAAAAGCATGACCATACATGGCAGCCGATTTGCAGCATACCCGGTGAACCATAAAAACAAGGAGGCGATGATGTTAACAAGCAGTAAAGCGTTCAGTAGTTTCAGTACCGGAAATATTACTGAAGCCAAGCACTTTTATGGCCATTTGCTGGGCCTGAACGTGCACGATGGCATGGAGGGAATCCTGGAGCTAAACCTGGTGGGCGGCCACCGGGTAATTATTTACCCTAAACAAAACCATGTGCCTGCCACCCATACCGTATTAAACTTTGTGGTAGCCAATGTTGAGCAGGCGGTAGATCAGTTGAGCCAACTGGGCATTGAAACCGAAAAATACCAGGAAGAAGGATTTGTAACAGATGAGAAGGGCATTTTCCACGGCGGCGGCCCTAAAATAGCCTGGTTTAAAGATCCGGCGGGCAATATACTGTCTTTATTAGAAGAAAAGTAAAAGGGCTGGTTCAGCGGCCAGCCCTTCCAATTCACCTTTTCTTTCGGACTAAAAACGGACAAAAACTTAATCCAATTGAATTGCCAGTAAATCTTTGAAGTGAATATAAGTAATTTATACAAATAAAAAACGTCTGCCCTTTCCTATAAATAAAGGAATTTTTATTTTTGCGGACATGAAGACCATTCAACCACGCTCAGATTGTCCTATTAGCTTCTCCCTGGATTTCCTGGGCGATAAATGGACGCTGATTGTGCTGCGTGATCTGCTGTTGTTTGGCAAGAAAACATATTCTGAATTCCTGGCCTGCAACGAAAAAATTGCCAGTAATATACTGGCCAACCGGCTTGCCACCCTGGAACAGTATGATTTTGTAACCAAACAGGTGTCTCCCGACAATAAATCCAGCTATCTGTATATTGCCACCGCCAAAGCCATAGACCTGGTGCCCATACTGATAGAAATGATCTCATTTGGCTTAAAACATAACACTGTAGGCGATACCTACCAGCTAAAACCCTTATTGAAAGACAAAGCCGCCAGTATTCTATATTACCAGTCACAACTGAAAAAAGAGCTGAAGAAATATACAGCACTATAACTCCCCCTGCTGTTAGTGAAAAGATAAAAGCTATTGCAATTTGCAACAACCACCCTACCTTTGAACTTTCAAACAGCAACAACTTTATTCTTAAAAACAACCACAGGCAAACACAATCTTTATGAAAAGGGTAGTAATCACCGGTATGGGGGCCATCACTCCACTGGGCAACAATGTAAATACCTTCTGGACGGCCCTGGTAGCAGGCAAAAGCGGAGCAGCCCCTATTACACATTTTGATGCATCGCTGTTTCGCACTCAATTTGCCTGTGAGGTGAAAGGTTTTGACGCTTCGACCCTGCTGGACAAAGCCGAGGTAAAACGAACAGACACATTTACCCAATATGCACTGGCTGCGGCAGAAGAAGCCATTAAAGACTCCGGCTTTGACGTGAAACAGATGGACCCGTTTGATGTGGGCGTTATC encodes the following:
- a CDS encoding RNA polymerase sigma factor, with the protein product MKSCHMTFPDEKILLEQLAQGSEPAFAMLLDKYGNNIYSQALVYVKNTQEAQDIVQEVFMKIWEKRADLTAVTHFRSYLFIVARNHIISALRKKLQVSMATDTLELEDVGYVPDYTCRHRDLSRMVTAAVQMLPQQQQKAYLLSREQGLSHDEVAARMQVTREAAKKNISRALHFVRTFLRSHYDVPLLCISLLCY
- a CDS encoding VOC family protein — protein: MMLTSSKAFSSFSTGNITEAKHFYGHLLGLNVHDGMEGILELNLVGGHRVIIYPKQNHVPATHTVLNFVVANVEQAVDQLSQLGIETEKYQEEGFVTDEKGIFHGGGPKIAWFKDPAGNILSLLEEK
- a CDS encoding winged helix-turn-helix transcriptional regulator, with the translated sequence MKTIQPRSDCPISFSLDFLGDKWTLIVLRDLLLFGKKTYSEFLACNEKIASNILANRLATLEQYDFVTKQVSPDNKSSYLYIATAKAIDLVPILIEMISFGLKHNTVGDTYQLKPLLKDKAASILYYQSQLKKELKKYTAL